The bacterium genomic interval ATCATCCGTTGTTATGTTCTCTGCTTCTGCTTCGTAAGTGAAAATAATTCTATGCCTCAGTACATCATATCCAACAGCTTTAACATCTTCGGGTGTAATATAGCCTCTCCCATGCAGGAACGCATTAGCTTTTGAAGCAATCGTGAGATAAATAGATGCGCGAGGAGATGCTCCATAAGCTATTAATCCTTTAAGGTCTTTTGCGCCATATTTATCCGGTTCTCTAGTAGCAAATATTAGATTAACAATATATTCTTTTACTTTTTTATCAACATATATTTCTTGCATTACTTCCCTTGCGTGAAATATTTCTTTTACTCCTATAACCTTATTAGCCTTAGGTTTTTCTTTGCTTGTCATTCTTTCTATTATTTCCAATTCTTCCTCTTTCGTAGGATATCCTATTTTGACTTTTAACATAAATCTATCTACCTGAGCTTCAGGTAAAGGATAAGTTCCTTCTTGCTCTATTGGATTTTGTGTTGCGAGAACCATAAAAGGTTGTTCTAATTTATAGGTTTCTTCACTAATTGTAACCTGCCTTTCCTGCATAGATTCAAGTAGAGCCGATTGAACTTTGGCAGGCGCCCTGTTTATTTCATCTGCAAGGACAAGGTTGCTGAAAATCGGGCCTTTTTTTACTGAAAAACTTGTTTCTCTCGGGTTATATACAAGAGTTCCTATCAAATCGGCAGGTAATAAATCGGGAGTAAATTGAATACGTTGAAACTTAGTTTGAATACAGTCGCAAAGTGTCGATACGGAAAGAGTTTTAGCAAGTCCCGGCACGCCTTCAACCAAAATATGTCCATCCCCGAGAAGTGCAATCAGCAACCTATCAATAAAATATTTCTGACCAACTATTACTTTACCAATTTCAGCATAAAGTGTGCTTAAAAAGACGCTCTCCTGCTGAACTTTTTCGTTAATTTCTTTTATTTCCATAGTATGGTTGTATCTAGTATTTTTTTTAAAAAAGTCAAGAAAAAAATGAGGGCACTTTTTAGCGCCCTCATTTTTAATAATCTTAGTCGTTTTCTAGTACTATCTCATTAATACCATCTTCTTTGTTTCGGAAAAACTACCCGATTTCAACTGGTATAAATACATGCCTGTTGGAACTAATTTACCATTTTTATCTTTTCCATTCCAGTTAATAGTATATGAACCTGCATTTTGCTCTTTATCTACAAGGTTTGCTACTTCCTGTCCTGAGAGATTAAAGATTTTAACTGTAACACAAGAGTTAGTAGGAATGGAATACTTGATTCCGGTACTTCTTGTAAATGGGTTAGGAGAGCAATTCGATAAGCTATATGTAGATATTTTCGGCTTGTTGCTTTCTTCTATGCCAAGCGTATCAATGTTAATATCATCAATATACAAACCTGTTCCTACTCCACCATCATCGTTATTGTCAGTCATAACAAGCCATCTAATTTTAATCGTCTGCCCTGCATATTGGCTAAGGTCCAAAGCTATTATATTTGATTCCATAAGTCCTATATCTCTTTGTACCCATCCAGAATCTGAGCCTGCAGCACCATAATCATAAGCAAAATTGTTCCATACTATGCCATCATCTGTAGAAATATCTATCTCGTAATAATCCTCTAGTTTCTGGTCCGCATTTCCATCACAATCAGGCATATCGCACCAAACATAATAAGAAAGAAACGATTGCCCAGTATCCGGAATACTTATAGAAGGAGATACAAGTGCATGCATTGCGTTAGAATCATGAATACAATGATAACTATGTACAGGGCTATTATAAGAACTATCTGTCAGCACCCATCTATCATATATTAAGTGAGCTCCGCTTGCATAGGAGAATCCCGTAGTATCTTCGCCGTCATTTGTAAATACACCCGCTACATCAATACTATCTATTTGCCAACCAAAAATCCCTACACTATCCACAGTGCAAAGTCCAGGATCTGAAGCAAACACCCAACTAATCATAACCGTATCATTTGCATAAGAAGAGATATCAAAACTTGCATTTACCCAACCACCGGAAGAGCCACCCCAACCTGAAACATTAGCCCCTTCTCCATGTGCAAAACCAAAACTATACATACTTGTAGAATTATAAGCAGGCGTTGGATTTGTCAACACTGTCCATGTAGCGCCATTATCCGTTGAAATACGAACATTACAGCCATCCCAACCGTTATATGGTGCTTCTGCCCCTGCTGTACCTTCTACATGCCTATTCATCTTAAATGTAAAAGTAAGACCTGTAGCTGGCAATACTATTTTCGGTGAAATTAATTTTTGGTACCAAAAATTATCATATCCTTTTATGGAAGGAGATCCTCCCATCCACCACGATTTTCCACTTCCGCCATAAGCCTGAAAAGTATCAGTATGCCATGTTGTAGGTACAAGATTTCCGACAAAGCCTGCTTCCCAACCTAGCGATCCACCTTCAAAGTCTTCCGAAAAAGCACTAAAAGGTATTGGACCTAGAGAACACTTAGCATAATCACAACTTTTACTACTATTTCTTAATGCACCTTGAATTTTCAGGTTTGTATTTATAGCAAACACATTTACGCCTAAAAGCAATATCATCAGAAGAATGAAACATTTCCTCATTTTTACCCCCTAAAAAAATCGTTACTATTTTTATAAACTATATTTTTATTTATCCTTATCACCCCCCTAAAATCTATATTTATGATATCTTTATTTAACATGTTGCTTTTGTCAAATCTTTTTCAATTTTCCCATAAATCTTTTATTAAATTTTATCTGTTATAAGTATTTTTTATAAACAGATAGTTTTTGAATATATAAAATATAACTATTCCTACCACTGTGGTATATATAGCTTCAGGTAATATATATGTCATTATAAGTTGAAATGATAATTCTTTTTGCAGTATAAATATAATTATATTCTTTATTATCGAACTAGTAATAATTATTATACCCCATAATAAAGGGGCGTCTCTATAAATTCTACCTGATAATTCTTTAGCTCCATAACCAATTAAAGAAAGCATTAAAGTATTGCATCCCAGTGAAAAATTATAAAGATCTAAAAAAATACCTATTCCAAATCCTATCCACATTCCTATTTCTCCATAAAACAAAGCAATATAAAGTATAATAATTAAAACAATATCGGGCGTAATATGGAATATGGCAATATTATTAACTATCGTAATTTGCATTATAAAAAACAAAAAAGTGGATACGATTAATTTTATCATTTTTGCCTGTTAGCAGTGAAGTTACTCTATTATTTCTTCATCTTCTTGATTAATGCTACCCGTATCATTTAAAGAACTATTATAAATATCTTTCGGTTTATTATATAGAGTATCCGAAGATTTATTATATATACTATCCGGCACTGTTTTTATAACTTTCCAACCTAGTGTATTAACTAACAAAGAATCGTCAGAAACATTTGCATTCAAAGCTGTTTCTTTTAGAACAAAAACATTAGTAACTTTAGCAAATTTACAGGCAGGATCTAAAGTAATATAATAAAAAAGTTTGCTTGGATCTATAGTCACTTCCTTAACTTTCCCAATATTTAATCCTTTGGGGAATATACTACCTATACCGGAAGAGATGATTTCATCCCCTGCTTTTATATCGAAATTTACTGGAACATGTTCTAATATGCACCCTTTCCCTTTTTCCCACCTTACAATTCCTTGTACTCCACTTCTTATATCCATTCCACTTATCCTGAAATTAAAGTTAAACAAAGTTTGAACTAATGCTTTATTGGATTGAACCTCTACAATTTTACCATAGATACCATCCTCGGTTATAACAGGTAGTCCAATTTTTACCTCATCCAAAACACCTTTGTTAATTCCGCAGACTTCAGATATGGGATCTAATTCCCTATTTATTATATTTGCAGGAACTACAAGATAAGGTATTTGCTGGCTAAAATCAAGAAGTTTTCGCAATTGAGCATTTTCAGATTTATAACTATTAAGAATCTGATTCTCTGTTGATAACTCAACTACTTTTTGTTTGAGAATTTTGTTTTCCTGCCTTATTCTAAAGGTATTAAAAAAAAAAGCGGTACATGACTCCAGCGGGGCAAAAACACCACTTAATTTCAGTTGGAATTGTATTCCATTTTCAGTCCTTCCCGTTATAATCAAAATTATAGAAACAAACGTCACTATAATTAACCCAATTCTATTTTTCATTTTTTATGGAATTTTACCTTTACTTAAAATATTAAACTAAGATGTCTCTATATTTCTCAAATTTTTCAAGCACTTTTCCTGTACCTTTAACGACACATTCAATTGGATTGTCTACGGTTTTTACTATAAGCCCAGTTTCTTTAGAAATAAGTCCTCCCAAACCATTTAGCAACGAACCGCCTCCGGTCAATGTAATTCCTTGTTCTATAATATCGGAAGAAAGTTCCGGTGGGGTTTTTTCCAATGCTAATTTAATCGCCCGGATAATTTCAGTGATTGGCGCTTGTAACGCTTCACGAATTTCTTTAGAATTAATTTTAATAGCCTTAGGCAATCCACCAATAGCATCTCTTCCTCTAACCTCCATACTTTTTTCTTCTTTTGATAATGCAGCAGACCCTATTTCTATCTTTATAGCTTCCCCTGTAGATTCTCCTATTAACAAATTATATTTCTTTTTTAAATGGTCAACTACGGCAAGGTTCATTTCATCTCCGGCTACTCTTATTGATTCATTACACACAATATTTGAGAGAGCAATTACAGCTATCTCTGTAGTACCTCCACCGATATCAATTATCATATTGCCAAACGATGAGTCAATTTCTAACCCGGCACCTATAGCAGATGCAACGGGTTCTAAAACCAACCATGCTTCAGATGCGCCCGCATGTTCTACGGAATCTCGCACAGCTCGCCTTTCTACATCAGTCGTTCCGGAAGGGACAGCAACAACCACACGAGGTTTAGCAAAAAGACCGCTTACTTTAACTCTCATAATAAATTGTTTTAAAAGTTCTTCCACTGCTTCAAAATTAGCAATTACTCCATCTCTCATTGGTCTTATAGCTCTTATGGTATCAGGCGTTCGCCCAAGCATTTGTTTTGCTTCTTTTCCAACTGCAATAACATGTTTTGATTTTACGTCAAAGGCTACTACCGTAGGTTCATTGAGAACTATTCCCTTGCCGGGAATAAATACCAATGTGGAAGCAGTCCCTAAATCTATACCCAACCCTCTACTTGCAAATCTATCAAACATAATTATCTCTCTCCATTAA includes:
- the mreC gene encoding rod shape-determining protein MreC, whose product is MKNRIGLIIVTFVSIILIITGRTENGIQFQLKLSGVFAPLESCTAFFFNTFRIRQENKILKQKVVELSTENQILNSYKSENAQLRKLLDFSQQIPYLVVPANIINRELDPISEVCGINKGVLDEVKIGLPVITEDGIYGKIVEVQSNKALVQTLFNFNFRISGMDIRSGVQGIVRWEKGKGCILEHVPVNFDIKAGDEIISSGIGSIFPKGLNIGKVKEVTIDPSKLFYYITLDPACKFAKVTNVFVLKETALNANVSDDSLLVNTLGWKVIKTVPDSIYNKSSDTLYNKPKDIYNSSLNDTGSINQEDEEIIE
- a CDS encoding rod shape-determining protein, with the protein product MFDRFASRGLGIDLGTASTLVFIPGKGIVLNEPTVVAFDVKSKHVIAVGKEAKQMLGRTPDTIRAIRPMRDGVIANFEAVEELLKQFIMRVKVSGLFAKPRVVVAVPSGTTDVERRAVRDSVEHAGASEAWLVLEPVASAIGAGLEIDSSFGNMIIDIGGGTTEIAVIALSNIVCNESIRVAGDEMNLAVVDHLKKKYNLLIGESTGEAIKIEIGSAALSKEEKSMEVRGRDAIGGLPKAIKINSKEIREALQAPITEIIRAIKLALEKTPPELSSDIIEQGITLTGGGSLLNGLGGLISKETGLIVKTVDNPIECVVKGTGKVLEKFEKYRDILV
- a CDS encoding T9SS type A sorting domain-containing protein; this encodes MRKCFILLMILLLGVNVFAINTNLKIQGALRNSSKSCDYAKCSLGPIPFSAFSEDFEGGSLGWEAGFVGNLVPTTWHTDTFQAYGGSGKSWWMGGSPSIKGYDNFWYQKLISPKIVLPATGLTFTFKMNRHVEGTAGAEAPYNGWDGCNVRISTDNGATWTVLTNPTPAYNSTSMYSFGFAHGEGANVSGWGGSSGGWVNASFDISSYANDTVMISWVFASDPGLCTVDSVGIFGWQIDSIDVAGVFTNDGEDTTGFSYASGAHLIYDRWVLTDSSYNSPVHSYHCIHDSNAMHALVSPSISIPDTGQSFLSYYVWCDMPDCDGNADQKLEDYYEIDISTDDGIVWNNFAYDYGAAGSDSGWVQRDIGLMESNIIALDLSQYAGQTIKIRWLVMTDNNDDGGVGTGLYIDDINIDTLGIEESNKPKISTYSLSNCSPNPFTRSTGIKYSIPTNSCVTVKIFNLSGQEVANLVDKEQNAGSYTINWNGKDKNGKLVPTGMYLYQLKSGSFSETKKMVLMR
- the mreD gene encoding rod shape-determining protein MreD; the encoded protein is MIKLIVSTFLFFIMQITIVNNIAIFHITPDIVLIIILYIALFYGEIGMWIGFGIGIFLDLYNFSLGCNTLMLSLIGYGAKELSGRIYRDAPLLWGIIIITSSIIKNIIIFILQKELSFQLIMTYILPEAIYTTVVGIVIFYIFKNYLFIKNTYNR
- a CDS encoding MoxR family ATPase, whose amino-acid sequence is MEIKEINEKVQQESVFLSTLYAEIGKVIVGQKYFIDRLLIALLGDGHILVEGVPGLAKTLSVSTLCDCIQTKFQRIQFTPDLLPADLIGTLVYNPRETSFSVKKGPIFSNLVLADEINRAPAKVQSALLESMQERQVTISEETYKLEQPFMVLATQNPIEQEGTYPLPEAQVDRFMLKVKIGYPTKEEELEIIERMTSKEKPKANKVIGVKEIFHAREVMQEIYVDKKVKEYIVNLIFATREPDKYGAKDLKGLIAYGASPRASIYLTIASKANAFLHGRGYITPEDVKAVGYDVLRHRIIFTYEAEAENITTDDIVKRLFEEVEVP